The Pannonibacter sp. XCT-53 genome includes a region encoding these proteins:
- a CDS encoding aspartate kinase has translation MARLVMKFGGTSVANIERIRNVARHVKREVDAGHEVAVVVSAMSGATNQLVAWCREAAPLHDAREYDAVVASGEQVTSGLLAIVLQEMGINARSWQGWQIPIRTDGSHGAARIADIDGSFLIERLKQGQVAVIAGFQGIAPDNRISTLGRGGSDTSAVAVAAAIQADRCDIYTDVDGVYTTDPRIVPKARRLDRVAFEEMLEMASLGAKVLQVRSVEMAMVHGVRTFVRSSFDDPDAPQTGKDGLPPGTLICDEDELVEQQVVTGIAFAKDEAQISIRNVPDKPGVAGAVFGPLADANINVDMIVQNISPDGKTTDITFTVPESEYERALKVLEDKRTELAYAGIEGARDVVKVSVIGIGMRSHAGVAAQCFRGLAEKGINIRAITTSEIKISVLIDSAYTELAVRTLHSLYGLDG, from the coding sequence ATGGCCCGACTGGTTATGAAGTTCGGCGGCACGTCCGTCGCCAATATCGAACGTATCCGCAACGTGGCCCGTCACGTGAAGCGCGAAGTCGATGCCGGCCACGAGGTGGCTGTCGTCGTCTCCGCCATGTCGGGCGCCACCAACCAGCTCGTGGCCTGGTGCCGGGAAGCTGCCCCGCTGCATGACGCGCGCGAATATGACGCGGTCGTCGCCTCCGGCGAACAGGTGACTTCGGGCCTCCTCGCCATCGTGCTGCAGGAGATGGGCATCAACGCCCGGTCCTGGCAGGGCTGGCAGATCCCGATCCGCACCGACGGCTCGCATGGCGCGGCCCGCATCGCCGACATCGACGGGTCCTTCCTGATCGAGCGGCTGAAGCAGGGCCAGGTCGCCGTGATCGCCGGCTTCCAGGGCATTGCCCCCGACAACCGCATCTCGACCCTTGGCCGTGGCGGCTCCGACACCAGCGCCGTGGCGGTTGCGGCCGCCATCCAGGCGGATCGCTGCGACATCTACACCGATGTCGACGGCGTCTACACGACCGATCCGCGCATTGTCCCGAAGGCCCGCCGTCTCGACCGCGTTGCCTTCGAGGAAATGCTCGAGATGGCCTCGCTCGGTGCCAAGGTGCTGCAGGTCCGCTCGGTCGAGATGGCCATGGTGCATGGCGTTCGCACCTTCGTGCGCTCCAGCTTCGATGATCCCGATGCCCCGCAGACGGGCAAGGATGGTCTGCCCCCCGGAACCCTTATCTGCGACGAGGATGAGCTCGTGGAACAGCAAGTCGTGACCGGCATCGCCTTTGCCAAGGATGAAGCCCAGATTTCCATCCGCAACGTGCCGGACAAGCCGGGTGTTGCGGGCGCCGTGTTCGGCCCCCTGGCGGATGCCAACATCAACGTGGACATGATCGTCCAGAACATCTCGCCGGACGGCAAGACCACCGACATCACCTTCACCGTGCCCGAATCGGAATACGAGCGCGCGCTGAAGGTGCTTGAGGACAAGCGCACCGAGCTGGCCTATGCCGGCATCGAGGGTGCCCGTGATGTGGTGAAGGTGTCGGTCATCGGCATCGGCATGCGCTCGCACGCCGGCGTTGCAGCCCAGTGTTTCCGCGGCCTGGCCGAGAAGGGCATCAACATCCGCGCCATCACCACCTCCGAGATCAAGATCTCGGTGCTGATCGATTCCGCCTACACGGAACTTGCGGTGCGGACTCTCCATTCGCTATACGGATTGGACGGATAA
- a CDS encoding alpha/beta fold hydrolase, which yields MEPIVLIPGLLCTETLYAPQIVALADRPVLVADHRRHDSIAAIAADILAVAPERFALAGLSMGGYIALEILRAAPERVSRLALLDTSPKPDAPEQGERRRVLIELAETGKFGKVPHLLYPGLVDASRVDDETLKATVVEMAQETGAEAFVRQQRAIMGRIDSRPSLAAIAVPTLVLVGDGDTLTPPQVAREMHAAISGSRLAVIPGCGHLSTLEAPGAVTAELQAWAKA from the coding sequence ATGGAACCGATTGTCCTCATTCCCGGTCTGCTCTGCACCGAGACACTCTACGCGCCGCAGATCGTGGCGCTGGCGGACCGGCCGGTGCTGGTCGCCGACCACCGCCGGCACGACAGCATTGCGGCCATCGCCGCCGACATCCTGGCGGTGGCGCCGGAGCGTTTCGCCCTCGCCGGCCTGTCCATGGGCGGCTACATCGCGCTGGAAATCCTGCGCGCCGCGCCGGAGCGGGTCAGCCGGCTGGCGCTGCTGGACACAAGCCCGAAGCCTGATGCGCCGGAACAGGGCGAACGCCGCCGCGTGCTGATCGAGCTGGCCGAGACGGGCAAGTTCGGCAAGGTGCCGCATCTGCTCTATCCCGGCCTTGTCGACGCCAGCCGGGTGGATGACGAGACGCTGAAGGCGACCGTTGTGGAGATGGCGCAGGAGACCGGCGCGGAGGCCTTCGTGCGGCAGCAGCGCGCCATCATGGGCCGGATCGATTCCCGCCCCTCGCTGGCCGCCATCGCCGTGCCGACACTGGTGCTGGTGGGAGACGGCGACACGCTGACGCCGCCGCAGGTTGCCCGGGAGATGCATGCGGCGATCTCCGGCAGCCGGCTCGCCGTGATCCCCGGCTGCGGCCACCTGTCCACGCTCGAGGCACCCGGCGCGGTCACCGCCGAGCTGCAGGCCTGGGCGAAGGCCTGA
- the ptsP gene encoding phosphoenolpyruvate--protein phosphotransferase has product MRSNLAGPRLLLRRLREVMAEPINAQERLDKIVVLIAANVVAEVCSVYILRADGVLELYATEGLKREAVHQASLRVGQGLVGLIAAEARPLNLPNARAHPAFAYLPETGEEAYNSFLGVPVLRAGRTLGVLVVQNKSHRTYYEDEVEALQTTAMVIAEMVAAGELEAIAKPGTGLDLSRPIRFEAVGLADGVGLGHVVLHEPRVVVTNLIAEDTDHERTRLEGAVSRLRLSIDSLLSSGDMAQSGEHRDVLEAYRMFAYDQGWIRKIEEAINNGLTAEAAVEKVQSDMRARMLRQTDPYLRERLHDLDDLAHRLIRELMGRQHGSSTGVLPKDAIIVARNMGAAELLDYGRDRIRGVVLEEGGPTSHVTIVARALGIAAVGQVQDIVSLADAGDAIIVDGASGEVYLRPATDVQDAYAEKVRFRARRQAEYRRLRAKPSVTKDGVEVALQMNAGLLVDLPHLSESGAVGVGLFRTELQFMVASSFPRLSDQQNQYTQVLDAAGGKPVTFRSLDIGGDKVLPYLRAIHEENPAMGWRALRLGLDRPGLLRTQVRALLRAGAGRELKLMFPMVSEVEEFHRAKELVDRELRHSRRHGHGVPDVIRLGAMIEVPSLLFQLEELMQAVDFVSVGSNDLFQFFNAVDRGNTRVADRYDTLGTGFLRALKAITDAAARHHVPVTLCGELAGKPLEAMALVGIGFRSLSMSPAALGPVKAMVRSLDLGRLQARLLPRLEPGHPDKDLRQFLRQFAVEQDVAL; this is encoded by the coding sequence ATGCGCAGCAATCTGGCCGGTCCGCGCCTGTTGCTCCGGCGGCTTCGCGAAGTCATGGCGGAGCCGATCAACGCGCAGGAGCGGCTTGACAAGATCGTGGTGCTGATCGCGGCCAACGTGGTCGCGGAAGTCTGCTCCGTGTACATCCTGCGCGCCGACGGCGTGCTGGAACTCTATGCCACCGAAGGTCTCAAGCGCGAGGCGGTGCACCAGGCATCGCTGCGCGTCGGTCAGGGCCTTGTCGGCCTGATCGCCGCCGAAGCGCGGCCGCTCAACCTTCCCAACGCCCGCGCCCATCCCGCCTTCGCCTATCTGCCGGAGACCGGCGAAGAGGCCTACAATTCCTTCCTCGGTGTTCCCGTGCTGCGGGCCGGCCGGACGCTCGGCGTCCTGGTGGTGCAGAACAAGTCGCACCGGACCTATTACGAGGACGAGGTCGAGGCGCTGCAGACCACCGCGATGGTCATCGCGGAAATGGTCGCTGCCGGCGAGCTGGAGGCCATTGCCAAGCCGGGCACCGGTCTCGACCTGTCGCGGCCGATCCGCTTCGAGGCGGTGGGGCTTGCCGATGGCGTCGGCCTCGGCCACGTCGTGCTGCACGAGCCGCGCGTCGTCGTCACCAACCTGATCGCCGAGGACACGGACCACGAGCGCACACGCCTTGAAGGCGCCGTGAGCCGTCTGCGCCTGTCCATCGACAGCCTGCTGTCCAGCGGCGACATGGCCCAGTCGGGCGAGCACCGGGACGTGCTCGAGGCCTACCGGATGTTTGCCTATGACCAGGGCTGGATCCGCAAGATCGAGGAGGCCATCAACAATGGCCTCACCGCGGAAGCTGCCGTGGAAAAGGTCCAGAGCGACATGCGTGCCCGCATGCTGCGCCAGACCGATCCCTATCTGCGCGAGCGGCTGCATGATCTGGATGACCTGGCGCACCGGCTCATCCGCGAGCTGATGGGCCGCCAGCACGGGTCGTCCACCGGCGTGCTGCCGAAGGATGCGATCATCGTCGCGCGCAACATGGGCGCCGCCGAGCTGCTCGACTACGGGCGCGACCGCATTCGCGGCGTCGTGCTCGAGGAAGGCGGCCCCACCAGCCACGTGACCATCGTGGCCCGGGCGCTCGGCATTGCCGCCGTCGGCCAGGTGCAGGACATCGTCAGCCTCGCCGATGCCGGCGACGCGATCATCGTCGACGGGGCCTCGGGCGAGGTCTATCTGCGCCCGGCCACCGACGTGCAGGATGCCTATGCCGAGAAGGTCCGGTTCCGGGCCCGGCGCCAGGCGGAATACCGGCGCCTGCGCGCCAAGCCCTCGGTAACCAAGGACGGGGTCGAGGTGGCGCTGCAGATGAATGCCGGCCTGCTCGTCGACCTGCCGCACCTGTCCGAATCAGGGGCAGTCGGCGTCGGGCTGTTCCGCACCGAGCTGCAGTTCATGGTTGCCTCGTCCTTCCCGCGGCTGTCCGACCAGCAGAACCAGTACACCCAGGTGCTTGATGCGGCCGGTGGCAAGCCGGTGACATTCCGCTCGCTCGACATCGGCGGCGACAAGGTGCTGCCGTATCTCCGGGCGATCCATGAGGAAAACCCGGCGATGGGCTGGCGTGCGCTGCGCCTCGGTCTTGACCGTCCCGGCCTGCTGCGCACCCAGGTCCGCGCGCTGCTGCGGGCCGGCGCCGGGCGTGAGCTCAAGCTCATGTTCCCGATGGTGTCGGAGGTCGAGGAGTTCCATCGCGCCAAGGAGCTGGTGGACCGGGAACTGCGCCATTCCCGCCGTCACGGTCACGGCGTGCCGGACGTCATCCGTCTCGGGGCGATGATCGAGGTGCCGTCGCTGCTGTTCCAGCTGGAAGAGCTGATGCAGGCGGTGGATTTCGTCTCGGTCGGCTCCAACGACCTGTTCCAGTTCTTCAACGCGGTCGACCGCGGCAACACCCGCGTTGCCGACCGCTACGACACGCTCGGCACCGGCTTCCTGCGGGCGCTGAAGGCAATCACGGACGCGGCTGCCCGCCACCATGTGCCCGTGACCCTGTGCGGCGAGCTTGCCGGCAAGCCGCTCGAGGCCATGGCGCTGGTCGGCATCGGCTTCCGGTCGCTGTCCATGTCTCCGGCTGCGCTGGGGCCGGTCAAGGCGATGGTCCGCAGCCTCGATCTCGGACGCCTGCAGGCGCGCCTGCTGCCGCGTCTCGAGCCGGGCCATCCCGACAAGGACCTGCGCCAGTTCCTACGCCAGTTTGCCGTCGAACAGGACGTCGCTCTCTAG
- the ubiG gene encoding bifunctional 2-polyprenyl-6-hydroxyphenol methylase/3-demethylubiquinol 3-O-methyltransferase UbiG, producing MSPNASPTSAGTVDEREVARFSAMAAEWWNPAGKFRPLHKFNPVRLAYIKEQVCARFGRDPRASDAFKGLRFLDIGCGGGLLSEPMARLGAEVTGADPSAVNIEVAKLHAAQSGLNIDYRAATAEELAAAGETFDVVLNMEVVEHVADVPLFLGEVSRMVRPGGLMFVATINRTLKAYALAIVGAEYVLRWLPKGTHSYDKLVRPAEIEGPLATAGLEILDRNGVTYNPLTDTWNRSRDMDVNYMLLAGRPGTAGR from the coding sequence ATGAGCCCCAATGCCAGCCCCACCAGTGCGGGCACCGTTGACGAGCGCGAGGTGGCCCGGTTTTCCGCGATGGCGGCGGAATGGTGGAACCCGGCCGGCAAGTTCCGGCCGCTGCACAAGTTCAACCCGGTGCGCCTTGCCTACATCAAGGAGCAGGTCTGCGCCCGCTTCGGCCGTGATCCGCGCGCCAGCGACGCCTTCAAGGGCCTGCGCTTCCTCGACATCGGCTGCGGCGGCGGTCTCCTGAGCGAACCGATGGCCCGGCTCGGCGCCGAGGTGACGGGCGCCGACCCCTCTGCCGTCAACATCGAGGTGGCGAAGCTGCACGCTGCCCAGTCCGGCCTGAACATCGATTACCGCGCTGCGACGGCAGAGGAGTTGGCAGCGGCCGGCGAGACCTTCGACGTGGTGCTCAACATGGAAGTGGTGGAGCACGTGGCCGACGTGCCGCTGTTCCTGGGCGAAGTGTCGCGCATGGTGCGGCCGGGCGGGCTGATGTTCGTGGCCACCATCAACCGTACGCTGAAAGCCTATGCGCTGGCGATCGTCGGGGCGGAATACGTGCTGCGCTGGCTGCCGAAGGGAACCCATTCCTATGACAAGCTGGTGCGCCCGGCCGAGATCGAGGGCCCGCTGGCGACGGCGGGACTGGAGATCCTCGACCGCAACGGCGTGACCTACAATCCGCTCACCGACACCTGGAACAGGTCGCGCGACATGGACGTCAACTACATGCTGCTGGCCGGCCGCCCCGGCACGGCCGGTCGCTGA